The following are from one region of the Hymenobacter radiodurans genome:
- a CDS encoding RluA family pseudouridine synthase: MLTENLPPDDLADEEMGEGGDELYEHHRIQVDRGQEMLRLDKFLLNRLSHTSRTKIQNAILAEAVQVNEKVVKASYRIKPYDIITITLPEPPREFKVVPEPMELDIPYEDSALLLVNKPAGLVVHPAFGNWQGTLVNGLAHHLKNLPTGRNGEIRPGLVHRIDKDTSGLLVIGKSEWAMTHLSQQFFHHTIERTYLALVWGIPKEMEGTIRGHVGRSAKDRKVQAVFPDGEQGKHAVTHYKVLKTFRHVALLQCNLETGRTHQIRVHMKHIGHPLFSDATYGGDKIVYGQRTGSYKAFVEKAFAIMPRQALHAKSLGFEHPDTGQQLHFESELPADFATVLEKWEKFAANANE, from the coding sequence ATGCTTACTGAAAATTTGCCCCCCGATGATCTGGCTGACGAAGAAATGGGCGAGGGCGGCGACGAACTCTATGAGCACCACCGTATTCAGGTAGATCGGGGGCAGGAGATGCTGCGCTTAGACAAGTTTCTGCTAAATCGGCTTTCGCACACCTCGCGCACCAAGATTCAGAATGCTATTCTGGCTGAAGCAGTGCAGGTGAACGAAAAAGTGGTTAAGGCCAGCTACCGAATTAAGCCGTATGACATTATCACCATCACGCTGCCGGAGCCGCCCCGGGAGTTTAAGGTGGTACCTGAACCGATGGAGCTGGATATTCCCTACGAGGATTCGGCCTTGCTACTTGTAAACAAGCCTGCCGGACTGGTTGTGCATCCGGCTTTCGGAAACTGGCAGGGCACGTTGGTCAACGGATTGGCCCACCACCTAAAGAATCTTCCTACGGGCCGCAACGGCGAAATACGTCCTGGACTAGTACATCGCATTGATAAGGATACTTCGGGCCTGCTGGTAATAGGCAAATCGGAGTGGGCTATGACACACCTCTCGCAGCAGTTCTTCCATCATACTATCGAGCGCACGTACCTGGCACTGGTCTGGGGGATTCCGAAGGAGATGGAAGGCACTATAAGAGGCCATGTAGGCCGTAGCGCGAAAGATCGTAAGGTACAAGCCGTATTTCCTGATGGTGAGCAGGGAAAGCACGCTGTTACGCATTACAAGGTGCTCAAAACATTCCGACATGTAGCGCTACTGCAATGCAACCTCGAAACCGGACGTACGCATCAGATCCGGGTGCACATGAAACATATTGGCCACCCACTGTTCTCCGACGCGACCTATGGGGGCGACAAAATCGTGTACGGACAGCGTACGGGCTCCTACAAGGCTTTTGTTGAGAAAGCTTTTGCTATAATGCCTCGCCAAGCATTGCACGCCAAATCATTAGGATTCGAGCATCCTGATACGGGTCAGCAATTACACTTCGAGTCAGAGTTGCCAGCCGATTTTGCTACCGTGCTAGAGAAGTGGGAGAAGTTTGCCGCCAATGCCAATGAGTAG
- a CDS encoding tetratricopeptide repeat protein, translating into MNFKPWKLSFLVALSVSGSAAFAQSAQTAQKSLELERYNEARGALLRQGQSPEAMYELGRLYQMREMPDSAAFYFSKITPNADSPMSLVAAGRAALAKGNEAEAANQFDKAVKATKKKEAFNTLKLIAQAYAESDVKDTAKAIAYVNAAQTANKGKDDLGLMIARGDIYQKSENGGGESMGSYDRALIVDPNSVMANYRKGQLYVRSRNFNEARTSFEKAISLDANFAPAYRDLAEMYYFAKQYDLALSTFQKYMSIAEKTPSTNAKYASFLYLTGKYPEALTEIQNVLKTDPNNLTMNRLLAYSLYENKQNDLALPAMEKYMKMAPANKIIPRIMSIMAKC; encoded by the coding sequence ATGAACTTCAAGCCCTGGAAGCTTTCGTTCCTCGTTGCCTTGTCGGTTTCCGGCTCTGCCGCTTTCGCTCAGAGTGCGCAGACCGCACAAAAGTCACTCGAACTGGAGCGCTACAATGAAGCCCGTGGTGCTCTGCTCCGTCAAGGTCAGTCGCCTGAGGCAATGTACGAATTGGGTCGCCTGTACCAAATGCGGGAAATGCCTGATTCAGCTGCATTCTACTTCAGCAAAATCACTCCAAATGCCGATTCGCCTATGTCGTTGGTAGCCGCTGGTCGTGCTGCGCTGGCGAAAGGGAATGAGGCAGAGGCGGCAAACCAGTTTGACAAAGCGGTAAAAGCCACCAAGAAGAAGGAGGCATTCAATACGCTAAAGCTGATTGCCCAAGCTTACGCTGAGTCTGATGTTAAAGACACGGCTAAGGCTATAGCCTATGTGAACGCTGCACAAACGGCGAACAAAGGCAAGGACGATTTGGGTCTAATGATTGCCCGCGGCGACATTTACCAGAAGTCTGAGAATGGTGGCGGCGAGTCAATGGGCAGTTACGACCGCGCGTTGATCGTAGATCCAAACTCGGTGATGGCCAACTACCGTAAAGGCCAGTTGTATGTGCGTTCGCGTAACTTCAACGAGGCTCGTACTTCTTTTGAGAAGGCTATCAGCCTCGACGCGAACTTCGCCCCTGCTTATCGCGATCTGGCTGAGATGTACTACTTCGCCAAGCAGTATGACTTAGCGCTGTCCACCTTTCAAAAGTATATGTCGATAGCGGAGAAGACGCCTAGCACGAATGCTAAGTACGCTTCTTTCCTCTACCTAACTGGTAAATACCCAGAGGCCCTGACTGAGATACAAAACGTATTGAAGACAGATCCGAATAACCTGACAATGAATCGTTTGCTGGCTTACTCTCTCTATGAGAACAAGCAGAACGACCTAGCATTGCCAGCAATGGAGAAGTACATGAAGATGGCCCCCGCCAACAAGATTATCCCGAGGATAATGTCTATTATGGCAAAATGCTAA
- a CDS encoding energy transducer TonB has product MKTLNLLTATLDDIVFDGRNQAYGAYLLRRLYNRHLATALAATLALCLVLLSVPILVQRLSPAIADVTLPTDPGIIKLEPIILPPTDLVKPQPTTPPATRAVVTRINPPKTMPQVVADNAVTEPPSTHNTTSDITPAGAVVGPVAIAGNDTGVITDLPSTGADSGKTAAGAITKPFLTAEVMPEFAGGPEALRRYMQRNLRFPSQAASVAISGRVYVSFTVNPDGNISDVSVIKGLGYGTDEEAVRVISKMPPWSPGRQNNHAVPVRYTMPITFQYQ; this is encoded by the coding sequence ATGAAAACCCTCAATCTACTCACCGCCACCCTCGACGATATCGTCTTCGATGGCCGCAACCAAGCGTATGGCGCCTATCTGCTGCGTCGGCTGTACAATCGGCACCTAGCTACGGCGCTGGCTGCTACGTTAGCACTCTGCCTAGTGCTACTCAGCGTCCCTATACTGGTGCAGCGCCTCTCTCCAGCAATTGCAGACGTGACATTGCCAACCGATCCTGGAATTATCAAGCTTGAGCCTATCATTTTGCCCCCCACTGATCTTGTCAAACCTCAGCCAACTACTCCGCCGGCAACGCGGGCTGTAGTAACAAGGATTAATCCCCCTAAAACGATGCCGCAAGTAGTGGCAGATAATGCGGTCACGGAGCCACCGTCAACACATAATACAACTAGCGATATTACGCCTGCCGGCGCTGTTGTCGGCCCTGTAGCTATTGCGGGCAATGATACTGGCGTGATTACCGATCTGCCAAGTACAGGTGCTGACTCAGGCAAGACGGCAGCAGGCGCCATTACGAAGCCCTTCCTAACTGCCGAAGTGATGCCTGAGTTTGCGGGCGGTCCGGAAGCGTTACGGCGCTACATGCAACGCAACTTGCGCTTCCCAAGTCAAGCGGCGAGCGTTGCCATATCGGGACGGGTGTACGTTTCCTTTACGGTGAATCCTGATGGCAACATATCCGATGTATCGGTGATTAAGGGACTGGGCTACGGGACAGATGAAGAAGCGGTGCGGGTAATAAGTAAAATGCCCCCCTGGTCGCCTGGTCGCCAAAACAACCACGCCGTTCCAGTGCGTTACACAATGCCTATTACCTTCCAGTATCAGTAA
- a CDS encoding tetratricopeptide repeat protein: protein MLMGAGRTDEGVAIIEKAIQANPDKAGDLQNDLAQAYLAKKDYAKAIATYQAKIAAQGDKPELADQIYLARAYEQNKQFAEADKLYGAVATARPTYVPVYLMRARANFGLDPDSKQGTAKPHYEKFIEVAKANDPTKYKEGLVEANKYLGYYYYQKGEKATSLPYWKEVIALDPNDTQASTAITEITKRKK from the coding sequence ATGCTAATGGGTGCTGGTCGTACGGATGAAGGCGTTGCTATCATCGAGAAGGCTATTCAAGCCAATCCGGATAAAGCTGGTGATCTGCAGAATGACTTGGCTCAGGCTTACCTAGCTAAGAAAGACTATGCGAAGGCTATTGCCACGTACCAGGCTAAAATTGCTGCTCAGGGCGATAAGCCTGAGCTAGCTGACCAGATCTATCTGGCCCGTGCTTATGAGCAAAACAAGCAGTTTGCGGAAGCTGACAAACTCTATGGTGCGGTAGCAACAGCTCGCCCTACCTACGTGCCAGTATATCTGATGCGTGCTCGCGCTAACTTTGGTCTGGATCCAGATTCCAAGCAAGGTACCGCCAAGCCTCACTATGAGAAGTTCATTGAGGTGGCTAAAGCAAACGACCCTACTAAATACAAGGAAGGTTTGGTTGAGGCTAACAAGTATCTTGGCTACTACTACTATCAAAAAGGCGAGAAGGCCACTTCACTACCTTATTGGAAGGAAGTAATAGCTTTGGACCCAAATGATACGCAGGCTAGCACCGCTATCACTGAAATTACAAAGCGTAAGAAGTAA
- a CDS encoding PstS family phosphate ABC transporter substrate-binding protein produces the protein MTLLRANWRAAGALLLLSGLLSTGCNQGNPADRDTPTSGRLNISVDETFEPIVRSQVDTFQKLYQSATVTAAYKPEEAVMQDLMTDKVRAVIVSRQLTEAERANFKKQTITPRITKIATDGLAIIVHPSNPDSLLTLAQLRAIFTGQTAKWTQVSGKKGLGDINVVFDANRSSTTRYVQDSVTQGTPLTKRVFAAKSNPELLDYVATHPDAIGVVGANWISDRDDSSVQSFLRKVRVVGISALDNPKTPDDYVQPYQAYLALKTYPLRRELYVINREARTGLGSGFASFVAGTKGQLIILKSGLMPATGQTRIVTTSTK, from the coding sequence ATGACACTTCTGCGCGCTAACTGGCGAGCAGCCGGCGCTTTGCTTCTGCTCTCCGGCTTACTCAGTACAGGTTGCAATCAAGGAAATCCTGCTGACAGAGACACGCCAACCAGTGGTCGTCTCAACATCAGTGTGGATGAAACGTTTGAGCCCATCGTGCGGTCACAGGTCGATACTTTTCAGAAGCTTTATCAATCGGCTACTGTTACGGCAGCTTATAAGCCTGAAGAGGCCGTTATGCAGGACTTGATGACGGATAAAGTCCGTGCTGTAATTGTGTCGCGGCAATTGACTGAAGCCGAAAGGGCCAATTTCAAAAAGCAGACGATCACGCCGCGCATAACTAAGATTGCTACGGATGGATTGGCAATTATCGTGCACCCGAGCAATCCTGACTCGCTGCTCACGCTGGCTCAACTGCGAGCTATTTTTACTGGTCAGACGGCGAAGTGGACGCAGGTAAGCGGCAAGAAAGGGCTAGGCGACATTAACGTCGTGTTTGATGCCAACCGCTCCAGCACCACCCGTTATGTGCAGGATTCAGTAACCCAGGGAACGCCTTTAACAAAGCGCGTGTTCGCGGCAAAATCGAACCCTGAACTGCTTGATTACGTTGCTACGCATCCCGACGCAATCGGCGTGGTGGGAGCCAACTGGATAAGTGACCGTGACGACTCGTCTGTGCAGAGCTTTCTGCGCAAGGTGCGGGTAGTGGGCATAAGTGCCCTCGACAACCCAAAAACACCTGACGATTACGTGCAGCCCTATCAGGCTTATTTGGCCCTCAAGACGTATCCTTTGCGCCGCGAGCTGTATGTTATCAACCGTGAGGCCCGGACGGGCCTCGGCAGTGGATTTGCTTCGTTTGTGGCTGGCACCAAAGGCCAGCTGATTATTCTGAAGTCGGGACTGATGCCGGCCACCGGCCAAACACGCATCGTGACCACTTCAACTAAGTAA
- a CDS encoding OmpH family outer membrane protein, with translation MNKIRFALAAAALTFTTATTTLAQAPLKIGYTSVDYVLSQMPESKQIESDLKAYSSQLEAQLKSKIADYQTKAEAYQKGASAMTEVVRADKEKELTGLQGSIQEFQRSADNSLQQKQQTLLKPALDKLQKTIDAVATENGYTYVLNSDGASPVLLHGPKEGDISDMILKKMGVTPGANQAAAAAPAKTTPAAPAATPAANTAKKGKKK, from the coding sequence ATGAACAAAATCCGCTTTGCTTTGGCCGCGGCCGCCCTTACTTTCACAACCGCTACGACTACCCTAGCCCAGGCTCCGCTAAAGATCGGATACACTAGCGTGGACTATGTGCTCAGCCAGATGCCTGAAAGCAAGCAGATCGAGTCAGATCTGAAAGCGTATAGCTCGCAGCTGGAAGCTCAGCTAAAGAGCAAAATTGCTGATTATCAGACCAAGGCTGAGGCTTATCAGAAGGGTGCCAGTGCCATGACGGAAGTAGTACGCGCCGACAAAGAGAAAGAATTGACGGGCCTGCAGGGCTCTATTCAGGAGTTTCAGCGCAGCGCCGACAACTCACTCCAGCAGAAGCAGCAAACGCTGCTGAAGCCCGCTTTGGATAAGCTACAAAAGACAATTGATGCAGTAGCCACTGAAAACGGTTACACCTATGTATTGAACTCGGATGGTGCTAGCCCAGTGCTCTTACACGGCCCTAAAGAAGGCGATATCTCCGATATGATCCTCAAGAAAATGGGTGTAACACCTGGTGCCAATCAAGCTGCTGCTGCAGCACCGGCTAAGACTACACCAGCCGCACCGGCTGCTACGCCAGCAGCAAACACTGCTAAGAAGGGCAAAAAGAAGTAA